The Aggregatilinea lenta genome includes a region encoding these proteins:
- a CDS encoding type II toxin-antitoxin system Phd/YefM family antitoxin, with product MNQSPHQPDTTPEVISSTQLQRNIGETMRRVFKDKQHLIVERDGLPVLVMLPVADYEALRRSTEKPTQ from the coding sequence ATGAACCAATCACCTCACCAGCCAGACACCACGCCTGAAGTCATCTCCTCCACCCAACTCCAGCGCAACATTGGCGAAACGATGCGCCGAGTCTTCAAGGATAAGCAGCATCTCATCGTCGAGCGCGACGGTCTCCCCGTCCTGGTCATGCTCCCCGTAGCCGATTACGAAGCGCTGAGGCGCAGCACCGAGAAACCAACCCAATAG
- a CDS encoding replication-relaxation family protein, with protein sequence MGRLPRHKRVNNPPPMRLMERDIEILKTVHDYRILRGDQLQALFFGSQSTASYRLSRLYQHGFLDRRFLPTLGGLASSPALYVLGKRGVDVLRRVLDCGPKDIRKPPGNQELSPLFLEHLLQINDFRLAVTLAARNLGYTLELWLDDYHLKANFDRVAIRTPQGQRRVVSLIPDAYCVLRVPQGRGCFFLEMDRGTMTNARFRDKVLAYKAYIASGQYEQRYGTRSLRVLTVTSGPKRLENLKKEAEQVRGGRVFWFTTSNCISADAVLHKRIWLIAGDNGYNVFV encoded by the coding sequence ATGGGCCGACTGCCACGCCACAAGCGGGTAAATAACCCGCCACCCATGCGTCTGATGGAGCGCGACATCGAGATCTTGAAGACGGTGCACGACTACCGTATCCTGCGTGGTGACCAGTTGCAGGCGCTGTTTTTCGGCTCGCAGAGCACCGCGTCCTACCGCCTGTCGCGGCTGTACCAGCACGGCTTCCTCGACCGGCGCTTCTTGCCGACGCTGGGCGGGCTGGCCAGCAGCCCGGCGCTGTATGTGCTGGGCAAGCGCGGGGTAGACGTGCTGCGGCGCGTGTTGGACTGCGGCCCGAAGGACATCCGCAAGCCGCCGGGTAACCAGGAACTCAGCCCGCTGTTTCTGGAGCACCTCTTACAAATAAACGACTTCCGGCTGGCGGTGACTCTGGCAGCGCGCAATCTGGGTTACACACTGGAGTTATGGCTGGACGATTACCACCTGAAGGCCAACTTCGACCGGGTGGCGATCCGGACACCGCAAGGCCAGCGGCGGGTGGTGTCGCTCATCCCGGATGCCTACTGCGTGCTGCGCGTGCCGCAAGGACGCGGCTGTTTCTTTCTGGAGATGGACCGGGGCACGATGACCAACGCCCGGTTCCGGGACAAGGTGCTGGCCTACAAGGCCTATATCGCCAGTGGACAGTACGAGCAGCGCTATGGCACACGCAGTCTGCGCGTGCTGACGGTGACATCTGGACCGAAGCGGCTGGAGAACTTGAAAAAAGAGGCGGAGCAGGTGAGAGGTGGACGCGTGTTCTGGTTTACGACGAGCAATTGCATCTCGGCTGATGCTGTACTACACAAACGTATTTGGCTCATTGCGGGAGACAATGGCTACAACGTTTTCGTATGA
- a CDS encoding type IV secretory system conjugative DNA transfer family protein: MPYQSEDDPVVEVLNGLVWGVIGFFAGLLAAVGIYTWQKKFDVVRLPDRLEGDFDQPLTSPPWEEIRTALAIGGGLAILVGMVGSKGLLALAGIGMAYAAFRIRIDPVDDRPVAWPSFNPLSKPRHVRIRLPNATKWEPETALRFTEYVLRTTVHLTLRIVADATSLSWEILDWRSDVPPEQLVRTVAAYYPAAEVEWWDDEPVARDYPFYRYVLFFRQAADFVWPLKSVEDLGRFDPLATLTQALADLEDGERIVYELSLSLPAEWAYEVGAKLVTVSRIHPLQFLSMSGAELAMSAMLSGETRSEKFQSNDQTVAEQKLSRPLYQAFLSLSIDSPEAARVQQLATLDSQIWQFVREPYNGLVWDEEPWPESIRRIADARGESEYRVQALIWRWTGWQDKRWQRTRLVLSPEEIAALWHLPHAGFQARDIQWSSGRNVAAPTAATRPYPGVVIGRNVHSGKQTMIRLAEADRPLHTYVVGKTGVGKSTLLHHVIHQDIAAGKGVGVIDPHGTLVRDILRTSIPPEREDDVVLVDFAQTAYPAPLNPFAVPQGVPREVVLNHVMGVLKKIYAEDWSRTRMENALYSALVALMDEPHATPRDIARLMVDAEYRTALMQNVKDPVALEYWWDEYDNLSEATQAQVREPVLNRIRIFYRNPVVRNMICHPMFIDFRAVMDEGKIFLANLNSDETRSEQANLGAMLMASFQMAAMTRSTADGGPRPFYLFVEEVQQFVTSALPVVFSEARKFGLSLTAANQYLGQLRGSTLEAILGNAGATLMFACGPDDARALSGYLAPNLTPGDLMNFDRFHAAVKMQVAGKTLPAFSIETLSPLPEPPDASERERRIRKKSISQYTPWTRQQVEAWLEQRYDQPRKRRPVGTVSDFD, encoded by the coding sequence GTGCCTTACCAAAGTGAAGACGATCCGGTCGTCGAGGTGCTCAACGGCCTCGTGTGGGGTGTGATTGGGTTTTTCGCCGGACTGCTGGCCGCCGTTGGCATTTATACGTGGCAGAAGAAGTTCGACGTCGTCCGGTTGCCGGACCGGCTCGAAGGTGACTTCGACCAGCCATTGACGTCGCCACCCTGGGAAGAAATTCGGACGGCGCTGGCGATTGGGGGTGGACTGGCGATCCTGGTCGGAATGGTTGGTTCCAAAGGCTTGTTGGCGCTCGCCGGAATAGGCATGGCGTACGCCGCGTTTCGAATCCGCATCGATCCGGTTGACGACCGCCCGGTGGCGTGGCCCAGCTTCAATCCACTGTCCAAACCGCGCCACGTCCGAATCCGGCTGCCCAACGCCACCAAGTGGGAGCCTGAGACGGCCCTGCGGTTCACCGAATACGTGCTGCGCACCACGGTCCACCTGACCCTGCGCATCGTCGCCGACGCAACCAGCCTCTCATGGGAGATCCTGGACTGGCGCAGCGATGTTCCACCCGAGCAGCTGGTCCGGACCGTGGCCGCCTACTACCCGGCGGCGGAAGTCGAGTGGTGGGACGACGAGCCGGTGGCCCGCGACTACCCGTTTTATCGATACGTCCTGTTCTTTCGCCAGGCGGCGGATTTCGTGTGGCCGCTGAAGTCGGTCGAAGACCTGGGTCGCTTCGATCCCCTCGCCACGCTCACCCAGGCGCTGGCCGATCTGGAAGACGGCGAGCGCATCGTCTACGAGCTGTCGCTCTCGCTGCCCGCCGAGTGGGCTTATGAGGTTGGCGCAAAGCTGGTGACGGTCAGCCGCATCCACCCGCTGCAATTCCTGTCGATGAGCGGGGCCGAGCTGGCGATGTCCGCCATGTTGAGTGGCGAGACGCGCAGCGAAAAGTTCCAGTCCAACGACCAGACTGTGGCCGAGCAGAAGCTGAGCCGACCCCTTTACCAGGCGTTCCTGTCGCTCTCGATTGACAGTCCGGAGGCGGCGCGCGTGCAGCAGCTGGCCACGCTCGACAGCCAGATCTGGCAGTTCGTGCGCGAGCCGTACAACGGGCTGGTCTGGGACGAAGAACCCTGGCCGGAGTCGATTCGCCGCATTGCGGATGCCAGGGGCGAGAGCGAGTACCGGGTGCAGGCGCTCATCTGGCGCTGGACCGGCTGGCAGGACAAGCGCTGGCAGCGCACGCGCCTCGTCCTCTCGCCGGAGGAGATTGCCGCCCTGTGGCATCTGCCGCACGCGGGCTTCCAGGCGCGAGATATCCAATGGTCGTCGGGACGCAACGTCGCCGCGCCCACCGCAGCCACCCGCCCGTACCCCGGTGTGGTCATCGGGCGGAACGTGCATTCCGGGAAGCAGACGATGATTCGCCTGGCCGAGGCCGACCGCCCCTTGCACACTTACGTGGTGGGCAAGACCGGCGTGGGCAAGTCCACCTTGCTGCACCACGTCATCCACCAGGACATCGCGGCGGGCAAAGGCGTGGGCGTCATCGACCCGCACGGCACGCTGGTGCGCGACATCCTGCGCACGAGCATTCCCCCGGAGCGTGAAGACGACGTGGTTCTGGTCGATTTCGCGCAGACCGCTTATCCGGCCCCGCTGAATCCCTTCGCGGTACCCCAGGGCGTGCCGCGCGAGGTGGTGCTCAATCACGTCATGGGCGTGCTGAAGAAGATCTACGCCGAGGACTGGAGCCGGACGCGCATGGAGAACGCGCTCTACAGCGCGCTGGTGGCCCTGATGGATGAGCCGCACGCCACGCCGCGTGACATCGCGCGGCTGATGGTCGATGCCGAGTACCGCACCGCGCTCATGCAAAACGTCAAGGACCCGGTCGCGTTGGAATACTGGTGGGACGAATATGACAATCTGAGCGAAGCCACGCAGGCCCAGGTGCGCGAGCCGGTGCTCAACCGCATCCGCATCTTCTACCGTAACCCGGTGGTGAGAAATATGATCTGCCACCCGATGTTCATCGACTTCCGGGCGGTGATGGACGAGGGCAAGATCTTTCTGGCCAACCTCAACAGCGACGAAACGCGCAGCGAGCAGGCCAATCTGGGCGCGATGCTGATGGCCAGCTTCCAGATGGCCGCCATGACGCGCTCGACGGCGGACGGCGGGCCGCGCCCCTTTTACCTGTTCGTCGAGGAGGTGCAGCAGTTCGTGACGTCGGCTTTGCCGGTGGTCTTCTCCGAAGCGCGCAAGTTTGGCTTGAGCCTGACGGCGGCCAACCAGTATCTGGGCCAGCTGCGCGGCAGCACGCTCGAAGCCATTTTGGGCAACGCCGGAGCGACCCTCATGTTTGCCTGCGGACCGGACGACGCCCGCGCGCTGTCGGGCTATCTGGCACCGAACCTGACACCCGGCGACCTGATGAACTTCGACCGGTTCCACGCGGCGGTCAAGATGCAGGTGGCGGGCAAGACACTTCCAGCGTTTAGCATCGAGACGCTGTCGCCGCTGCCGGAGCCACCGGATGCCAGCGAGCGGGAGCGGCGCATCCGCAAGAAGTCGATTTCGCAGTACACGCCCTGGACCCGCCAGCAGGTCGAAGCCTGGCTGGAGCAGCGCTACGACCAGCCACGCAAGCGGCGTCCCGTCGGCACGGTTTCGGACTTCGATTGA
- a CDS encoding replication-relaxation family protein, which produces MRLTERDSRILEAVHAFDGVLGDYQIRRLFFTGERQARGRLSLLFQHGYLSKPSRAQRAGLPCMVYWLDKRGAAHVAGLHGQPLKEFGYRREPRWAQVAHDLAVNDFRLDVIEACEQCTDVSLEQWIPEGEFWAHPDRVEYRQTNGQKARRLVRPDSYFVLRQGSHVSRLLLELDCATEDNPRFAREKVRPGVAYLRSDAYKQRFGYQSGRWLVVTTGERRLRNLKQQTELAAGKDAAVFWFTTADKVGAPGVLTAPIWQRGGDDRLSPLFPNSNRIFGL; this is translated from the coding sequence ATGCGCCTGACCGAGCGTGACAGCCGTATCCTGGAAGCGGTGCACGCTTTCGACGGCGTCCTGGGCGACTACCAGATCCGGCGCCTGTTCTTCACCGGCGAGCGCCAAGCGCGGGGGCGACTCAGCTTGCTGTTCCAACACGGGTATCTATCCAAGCCCAGCCGGGCACAGCGCGCCGGGCTGCCGTGCATGGTCTATTGGCTGGACAAGCGCGGCGCGGCGCACGTGGCCGGGCTGCACGGCCAGCCGCTCAAGGAGTTCGGCTACCGGCGTGAGCCGCGCTGGGCGCAGGTCGCCCACGACTTGGCCGTGAATGACTTCCGGCTGGACGTCATCGAGGCGTGTGAGCAGTGCACAGACGTTTCTCTGGAGCAGTGGATTCCGGAAGGGGAGTTCTGGGCACACCCGGACCGGGTCGAGTACCGGCAGACCAACGGCCAGAAAGCGCGACGGCTGGTCCGCCCGGACAGCTATTTCGTCCTCCGCCAGGGCAGCCACGTCTCGCGGCTGCTGCTGGAGCTCGACTGCGCGACGGAGGACAATCCACGCTTTGCCCGCGAGAAGGTCCGGCCCGGTGTGGCCTATTTGCGCAGTGACGCCTACAAGCAGCGCTTCGGCTACCAATCCGGGCGCTGGCTGGTGGTCACCACCGGTGAGCGGCGACTGCGCAACCTCAAACAGCAGACCGAGCTGGCGGCGGGCAAAGACGCGGCGGTGTTTTGGTTCACGACCGCTGACAAAGTCGGCGCGCCAGGCGTCCTGACGGCCCCGATTTGGCAGCGGGGTGGTGACGACCGGCTCTCGCCTCTCTTTCCAAATTCTAACCGTATTTTCGGGCTCTGA
- a CDS encoding ParA family protein, whose product MTISVASQKGGVGKTTTSITLAAGLGRQGKHVLLVDIDSQANSSKVLLPNYPQVSKDDTIYTTILERHPLPVHATTVPGVEIVPSHILLSNTDIELTTAKDHREARLKTQLDHIAGRYDHVLIDCPPTLSWLTINAFTASDKVLVVVSPGYFELDSINQINKTLHEVKEYFNPALELLGYLFTMSDPTINSRTSLQILRQSYTSQVLNTIIPRNTDIRDAHFNKTDIFDYNPNALSARAYQSLLEEIGL is encoded by the coding sequence ATGACCATCTCTGTTGCCTCGCAGAAAGGCGGGGTCGGAAAAACAACCACCTCTATTACCCTGGCCGCCGGTCTGGGCCGCCAAGGCAAACACGTGCTGCTGGTCGATATCGACTCCCAGGCGAATTCCTCGAAGGTCCTGCTTCCCAATTACCCCCAGGTATCTAAAGACGACACGATTTACACCACCATCCTGGAGCGGCACCCGTTGCCCGTGCATGCCACGACCGTTCCCGGTGTCGAAATCGTGCCTTCGCACATCCTGCTCTCCAACACCGACATCGAGCTCACCACGGCCAAGGACCATCGCGAGGCGCGCCTTAAAACACAGCTGGACCACATTGCAGGCCGGTACGATCACGTCCTCATCGACTGTCCTCCTACCCTCTCCTGGCTGACGATCAATGCGTTCACCGCGTCAGATAAGGTGCTGGTGGTGGTCTCACCGGGTTATTTCGAGCTAGACAGCATCAACCAGATTAACAAGACCCTGCACGAGGTCAAGGAGTACTTCAACCCTGCTCTGGAGCTGCTGGGCTACCTGTTCACCATGAGCGACCCGACCATCAACAGCCGGACGTCGCTGCAAATCCTGCGGCAGTCGTACACCAGCCAGGTGCTCAATACCATCATCCCCCGGAACACGGACATTCGTGATGCCCACTTCAACAAAACCGACATTTTCGACTACAACCCCAATGCCCTGTCAGCCAGGGCGTACCAAAGCTTACTGGAGGAGATTGGATTATGA
- a CDS encoding class I SAM-dependent methyltransferase — translation MSKKTEEMFASDYLWKALNIWPTNPGKALLRAIEARELSEIQLDAPVLDLGCGDGAFFSLLGQRAEFGIDINLLRAHSAKITTGYGLTACANARQLPFPDSFFRGVLSNSVLEHIDRVAGTLSEVHRILRRDGVLAFTVPSPSKIQFLFYSNESLYGTPGLGYQYIQHFNSFWVHKNYMTPQEWENLLTKIGFRIDVIKYYEPSRTSTFIDFLLGIRIQYKYWTKRAKKDVEVAFLKSLYFYLRPYYEARAESIGGGLLIKAVKI, via the coding sequence GTGAGTAAGAAAACTGAAGAGATGTTCGCGAGCGACTATCTATGGAAAGCTCTGAATATTTGGCCCACGAATCCGGGCAAAGCATTGTTGCGAGCTATTGAAGCAAGAGAACTAAGCGAGATTCAACTTGATGCTCCTGTTCTAGACTTGGGATGTGGGGACGGCGCATTTTTCTCTCTACTAGGGCAACGAGCGGAATTTGGAATTGATATCAACCTTTTGCGAGCGCATTCAGCAAAGATTACGACTGGATATGGACTTACGGCTTGTGCAAATGCGAGGCAACTGCCATTTCCAGACTCTTTTTTCCGTGGTGTTCTAAGTAATTCCGTATTGGAACATATTGATAGAGTAGCGGGAACCTTATCGGAAGTTCACCGTATTCTACGTCGGGATGGTGTGCTAGCGTTTACTGTGCCGAGTCCGAGCAAAATCCAATTTCTATTTTATTCAAACGAATCGTTATACGGCACACCAGGGTTAGGATATCAGTATATACAACATTTTAACTCATTCTGGGTTCATAAAAATTATATGACACCCCAGGAGTGGGAAAATCTACTAACCAAAATTGGATTTCGAATTGATGTCATAAAGTACTATGAGCCTAGCCGTACATCTACATTCATTGATTTTTTATTAGGAATTAGAATACAATACAAATACTGGACAAAGCGGGCAAAAAAAGATGTGGAAGTTGCTTTCCTTAAATCTCTTTATTTTTACCTACGACCGTATTATGAAGCAAGAGCTGAAAGCATTGGCGGCGGGTTACTCATTAAAGCAGTTAAGATCTGA
- a CDS encoding helix-turn-helix domain-containing protein, with translation MEHIGAALAKYERIILEGFDPVSAHGFTQVPNVVLRDTRLSPGAKLCYALLLSYAWQKDSCFPGQETLAEDAGASRRSIVRFMKELEQSGYLEKKRRGLGKTNVYTLHSRVEQSQVKGNKEHHPA, from the coding sequence ATGGAACACATTGGCGCCGCCCTAGCGAAATACGAGCGGATCATTCTGGAAGGCTTCGACCCGGTGTCGGCGCACGGCTTTACGCAGGTGCCCAACGTCGTCTTGCGCGATACCCGCCTGTCGCCGGGCGCCAAGCTGTGTTACGCCTTACTGCTCAGTTACGCCTGGCAGAAGGACAGTTGTTTTCCAGGGCAGGAGACGCTGGCCGAAGATGCCGGAGCCTCGAGGCGGTCGATTGTGCGCTTCATGAAGGAGCTGGAACAATCCGGCTACCTGGAAAAGAAGCGCCGGGGACTGGGCAAGACCAACGTCTACACCCTGCACAGCCGCGTCGAGCAGTCCCAAGTGAAGGGTAACAAAGAGCACCACCCGGCTTGA
- a CDS encoding SDR family NAD(P)-dependent oxidoreductase — protein MELRGKRALVTGSSRGLGRATALELAKRGADVLVHFHREADRAEEVVSEIRNIGRRSEAYQADIGNASDIFRMANEVLGRYGHLDILVNNAGTIVRPASWNEISKEDVDRTIDINLKGAIYCIQAFAPSMVERQSGRIINVTTTYAITGAAPVLVYTAAKAGIISMTKAMAQELGKHGVTVNAVAPGNFDTDLAVESGDAVNEWAISTTPLGRLGKPVEIGEAVVFLVESDFITGHTLVVDGGQLLNI, from the coding sequence ATGGAGCTAAGAGGCAAGAGAGCCTTGGTTACTGGCTCGAGCCGGGGGTTGGGCCGTGCCACAGCTTTGGAGCTTGCGAAACGGGGTGCCGATGTTCTGGTACATTTCCATAGGGAAGCTGATAGAGCTGAAGAAGTTGTATCCGAAATCCGGAACATTGGAAGAAGATCTGAAGCCTATCAGGCCGATATCGGAAATGCTAGCGATATCTTCCGTATGGCCAACGAAGTTCTAGGCAGGTATGGGCACCTTGACATACTCGTCAATAATGCAGGTACCATAGTTCGCCCAGCTTCTTGGAATGAAATTTCAAAGGAAGATGTGGATAGGACTATCGACATTAATCTCAAGGGCGCGATTTATTGCATTCAGGCATTTGCGCCCTCGATGGTAGAACGTCAGTCTGGCCGTATCATAAATGTTACGACCACCTATGCAATCACTGGCGCAGCCCCAGTACTTGTCTACACAGCAGCTAAAGCCGGAATAATCAGTATGACCAAAGCTATGGCACAGGAATTAGGAAAACACGGGGTTACCGTGAATGCTGTAGCACCGGGGAATTTTGACACCGATTTGGCGGTTGAGTCTGGAGATGCAGTCAACGAATGGGCAATATCTACAACGCCGTTGGGAAGGTTAGGTAAACCGGTGGAGATAGGAGAAGCCGTCGTATTTCTGGTTGAGTCGGATTTTATCACTGGCCATACACTTGTAGTCGATGGTGGACAGTTGCTGAATATCTAG
- a CDS encoding TOTE conflict system archaeo-eukaryotic primase domain-containing protein — protein sequence MRRYARTFTSRQDCYSIQTEEGRYITLKRRFQLDYVQAHLKGLLTLGAYALDEKSQARWLCLDADSPEQWAELLKMARDLAQDAVTAYLEPSRRGGHLWLFFSPLSGAAARRFGQNLTERYDLEGIELFPKQDALTTGPGSLVRLPLGRHRLTGQRYHFVTLDGDPIAPTVRKQVRLLSTPQLVPQDYVRAVNKDVQLPETVSSKPLFPEARAEVTGATLSERLKNAISVYDFVRRYVDLDANATGYCPFHDDTRKSFGVNQEENFWHCWAGCGGGSLIDFWMKWREKEGLDASFTATIKALAEMLLPR from the coding sequence TTGCGCCGGTATGCTCGGACGTTCACCTCTCGCCAGGATTGCTACTCCATCCAGACCGAAGAGGGACGCTATATCACCCTCAAGCGCCGCTTCCAGCTGGACTACGTGCAGGCTCACCTCAAGGGTCTCCTGACGCTGGGTGCCTACGCGCTCGACGAGAAAAGCCAGGCGCGTTGGCTGTGTCTGGATGCGGACTCGCCGGAACAATGGGCAGAACTGCTCAAGATGGCCAGAGATCTGGCGCAAGACGCCGTCACCGCCTACCTGGAACCCTCGCGGCGCGGTGGGCACCTGTGGCTGTTCTTCTCCCCTCTTTCGGGCGCCGCCGCCCGCCGTTTCGGACAAAACCTGACCGAGCGGTATGACCTGGAAGGCATCGAGTTGTTCCCCAAGCAAGACGCGCTCACGACGGGCCCTGGCTCGCTCGTGCGCCTGCCCCTGGGCCGCCACCGGCTCACCGGCCAGCGCTACCACTTTGTCACTCTCGACGGCGACCCCATCGCTCCTACCGTCCGCAAGCAGGTCCGGCTGCTGTCAACACCGCAGTTGGTGCCCCAGGACTACGTCCGGGCGGTAAACAAAGATGTGCAATTACCCGAAACGGTCAGCAGTAAGCCCCTTTTTCCGGAAGCGCGCGCAGAGGTCACGGGCGCGACTCTCTCGGAACGCCTGAAGAACGCCATCAGCGTCTACGACTTCGTGCGGCGCTACGTGGATCTGGACGCCAATGCGACCGGCTACTGCCCCTTCCACGACGACACCCGCAAAAGCTTTGGTGTGAACCAGGAGGAGAACTTCTGGCACTGTTGGGCAGGCTGTGGAGGCGGCAGCCTCATCGACTTCTGGATGAAGTGGCGCGAGAAAGAAGGATTGGACGCCAGCTTCACTGCGACCATCAAAGCTCTCGCGGAGATGCTGCTGCCACGTTGA